In Prunus dulcis chromosome 1, ALMONDv2, whole genome shotgun sequence, the following are encoded in one genomic region:
- the LOC117616822 gene encoding probable methyltransferase At1g27930: MKVRSSLSERPGFLAVVLLILIGVGLFIWSFSRVGTSMLCSLAGPTFLLAVDENYSPTGIQLQAILHYATSRQTPQQSRGEIGVSFEVLKARAPCNFLVFGLGFDSQMWASFNPRGTTLFLEEDPKWVQTVLKDAPHLRAQTVRYRTHLKEADDLLSSYRSEPSCSPSEAVLRGNAQCRLALNNLPDEVYEREWDLIMIDAPRGYFPEAPGRMAAIFSAAVMARRRQGSGVTHVFLHDVNRRVEKVYADEFLCRKYLVKAVGRLWHFEIPSAANATEIDGARFC, encoded by the coding sequence ATGAAAGTTCGCAGTTCTTTGTCGGAGAGGCCCGGGTTCCTCGCCGTCGTTTTGCTTATCCTCATCGGCGTCGGGCTCTTCATCTGGAGTTTCAGCCGCGTTGGGACCTCCATGCTTTGCTCGCTGGCGGGCCCCACATTTCTCCTCGCCGTAGACGAGAACTACTCGCCTACGGGGATCCAGCTCCAAGCCATTCTCCACTACGCCACGTCGCGCCAGACCCCGCAGCAATCGCGCGGCGAGATCGGCGTCTCCTTCGAGGTCCTCAAGGCTCGCGCGCCGTGCAACTTCCTCGTGTTCGGTCTCGGCTTCGACTCGCAAATGTGGGCGTCGTTCAATCCACGTGGCACGACGCTGTTCCTCGAGGAGGACCCCAAGTGGGTCCAGACCGTCCTCAAGGACGCGCCGCATCTCCGGGCGCAGACGGTGCGCTACCGCACGCACCTCAAGGAAGCGGACGATCTCCTCTCCTCGTACCGATCCGAACCGTCGTGTTCTCCGTCCGAGGCGGTCCTGCGTGGCAACGCGCAGTGCAGGCTGGCGCTGAACAACCTGCCGGACGAGGTGTACGAGAGGGAGTGGGACCTGATCATGATCGACGCGCCGCGCGGGTACTTCCCCGAGGCGCCGGGGCGGATGGCTGCTATATTCTCGGCAGCTGTGATGGCGAGGAGAAGGCAGGGATCTGGTGTGACGCACGTGTTCCTGCACGATGTGAATCGGAGGGTGGAGAAGGTGTATGCGGACGAGTTCCTGTGCAGGAAGTACTTGGTTAAGGCCGTGGGGAGGCTCTGGCACTTTGAGATTCCCTCCGCCGCTAACGCGACGGAAATTGACGGCGCACGCTTTTGCTAA